A window of Vigna unguiculata cultivar IT97K-499-35 chromosome 4, ASM411807v1, whole genome shotgun sequence contains these coding sequences:
- the LOC114180777 gene encoding receptor-like protein EIX2 → MRGNQLSGSLPLHLCYLKRIQLLDLSRNKFSEGIPSCLNKFKVLSEESINRTETEGRIHWYNTTYYENYSVYIGGSYALHVRWMWKGVERSFTCPELILQSIDLSCNNLTGEIPKEITYMLGLVSLNLSRNNLSGKIPSEIGNLTSLDSLDLSRNHFSGKIPPTLSNIDRLAMLDLSNNHLSGRIPWGRQLQTFDASSFEGNVDLCGKPLEESCPGDEAVRKSKGEEVDDEDDKSVLYGTLYMSLGLGFFTGFWGLLGSLLLWQPWRIAYLRFLNRLIDYILLMIALNIVKCQRWLKDE, encoded by the coding sequence ATGCGAGGGAATCAGTTGTCTGGAAGTCTTCCCCTCCATCTATGTTATTTGAAGCGTATTCAATTGTTGGATCTTTCTAGGAATAAGTTTTCAGAAGGGATTCCATCTTGCTTAAACAAGTTTAAAGTATTGTCTGAAGAAAGCATCAACAGAACTGAAACTGAGGGTCGTATTCATTGGTACAATACtacttattatgaaaattatagtGTTTACATTGGTGGTTCTTATGCGCTTCACGTAAGATGGATGTGGAAAGGCGTGGAACGCAGCTTCACATGTCCCGAATTGATTCTTCAGAGCATTGATCTCTCATGTAACAATTTAACAGGTGAAATACCAAAAGAGATTACGTACATGCTCGGGTTAGTTTCTTTGAATTTATCAAGAAACAATTTGAGTGGAAAAATCCCTTCGGAGATTGGGAATTTAACGTCACTAGATTCCCTTGACCTATCAAGAAATCATTTTTCTGGGAAAATTCCTCCTACTCTTTCCAATATTGATCGTCTTGCCATGTTAGACTTATCAAACAACCATCTCAGTGGAAGAATTCCATGGGGAAGACAGTTGCAAACCTTTGATGCCTCTAGTTTTGAAGGAAATGTTGATCTTTGTGGGAAACCGCTTGAAGAAAGTTGTCCAGGAGATGAGGCAGTGAGAAAGTCTAAAGGAGAAGAAGTCGATGATGAAGATGATAAGTCAGTTTTGTATGGAACACTATACATGAGCTTGGGGCTAGGATTCTTCACAGGCTTTTGGGGCTTATTAGGGTCATTACTACTTTGGCAACCATGGAGAATTGCATATTTGAGGTTCTTGAATAGACTAATAGACTATATACTTTTAATGATTGCATTGAACATAGTAAAGTGCCAAAGGTGGCTCAAAGACGAGTAA
- the LOC114181754 gene encoding receptor-like protein EIX2, whose product MNSLEYLFLSNNKLQGKIPSFFGSMCRLQRLDLSNNKLNGKFPSFIRNSSWCSRHIFRQLSLSYNQITGKIPKSIKLLSELEILSLEGNSLEGDVNETHLSSFPKLYYLFLSHNSLSLKFLSNWVPPFQLIYLGIASCKLGPSFPSWLQTQNSLIELDISDNGLNDFVPEWFWNKLQIMYELNMSQNNLIGSVPDMKLQLPLRPSINLNSNNFEGKASLFMLQASELLLSANKFSDFSCGNIKASNLATLDLSDNQIKGQLPDCWKSLDQLLFLDLSNNELSGRIPISMGSLDKLESLVLRNNSLMGRFPYSLKNCNNLVMLDVSENMLSGPIPSWIGESMQQLIILIMRENQFSGNLPLHVCYLKRIQLLDLSRNKLSKGIPTCLNNFTIFSEKSINRTETERRVHWYNGTYYEIYNVFGGRYYTFHITSMWKGVERSFTHPELILQSIDLSCNNLTGEMPKEITYMIGLISLNLSRNNLSGEIPSEIGNLSSLESLDLSRNKFYGGIPSSLSEMDFLQKLDLSRNSLSGRIPLGRHMDTFDASCFEGNVDLCGKPLEESCPGDEAVTKSKGVEVDDEDDKSVFYGTLYMSLGVGFFIGFWGLLGSLLLWHPWRIAYLRFLNRLIDYLLEMVVVNIAKCQR is encoded by the coding sequence ATGAACTCTCTTGAATATCTTTTTCTCTCGAATAACAAACTACAAGGCAAGATTCCTTCTTTCTTTGGGAGCATGTGCAGATTACAGAGATTAGACCTTTCAAATAATAAGTTGAATGGCAAATTCCCGAGCTTCATTCGAAATTCTTCATGGTGCAGCAGACACATATTTCGGCAATTGAGCTTATCTTATAACCAAATTACTGGCAAGATACCCAAGAGCATCAAACTGCTATCTGAATTGGAGATTTTATCTTTGGAGGGGAATTCTTTAGAGGGTGATGTCAATGAAActcatctttcttcttttcccaaattatattacttattcTTGTCACATAACTCATTGTCTCTAAAATTTCTCTCTAATTGGGTTCCTCcgtttcaattaatttatttgggTATAGCATCTTGCAAGCTAGGTCCGAGTTTTCCTAGTTGGCTTCAGACTCAAAATTCCTTAATCGAACTAGATATATCTGATAATGGACTAAATGATTTTGTGCCAGAATGGTTTTGGAACAAGTTGCAAATTATGTACGAGTTGAATATGTCTCAAAATAATCTCATTGGTTCAGTTCCTGACATGAAATTGCAGCTTCCTTTAAGACCatctataaatttaaattcaaataattttgagGGAAAAGCGTCATTGTTTATGCTACAAGCTTCCGAGCTGTTACTCtctgcaaataagttttcagatTTCTCATGTGGAAACATCAAAGCTTCAAACTTGGCCACTTTAGATTTATCAGATAATCAAATAAAGGGGCAACTTCCAGATTGTTGGAAATCTTTGGACCAATTATTGTTTCTTGATTTAAGCAACAATGAATTGTCAGGAAGGATTCCTATCTCCATGGGCTCCCTTGACAAATTGGAATCTTTAGTTTTACGAAATAATAGTTTAATGGGCAGATTTCCTTACTCGTTGAAGAATTGCAACAATTTAGTTATGTTGGATGTGAGTGAGAATATGTTGTCCGGACCAATACCATCATGGATTGGAGAAAGCATGCAGCAATTGATAATCTTGATCATGCGAGAGAATCAGTTCTCTGGGAATCTTCCCCTTCATGTATGTTATTTGAAGCGTATTCAATTATTGGATCTTTCTAGGAATAAGTTGTCAAAAGGAATTCCAACTtgcttaaataattttactatattttcTGAAAAGAGCATCAACAGAACTGAAACAGAACGTCGTGTTCATTGGTATAATGGTACTTACTAcgaaatttataatgtttttggTGGTAGGTATTATACCTTTCATATAACGTCGATGTGGAAAGGTGTGGAACGCAGCTTCACACATCCTGAGTTGATTCTTCAGAGCATTGATCTCTCATGTAACAATTTGACAGGTGAAATGCCGAAGGAGATTACCTACATGATTGGgttaatttctttgaatttatCAAGAAACAATTTGAGTGGAGAAATTCCTTCCGAAATTGGAAATTTAAGTTCACTTGAATCCCTTGACTTGTCAAGAAACAAATTCTACGGGGGAATTCCTTCATCCCTTTCTGAAATGGATTTTCTCCAAAAATTAGACTTGTCACGCAATTCTCTTTCTGGAAGAATCCCATTGGGAAGACACATGGATACATTTGATGCCTCTTGTTTTGAAGGAAATGTTGATCTTTGTGGAAAACCGCTTGAAGAAAGTTGTCCAGGAGATGAAGCAGTGACAAAGTCTAAAGGAGTAGAAGTCGATGATGAAGATGATAAGTCAGTTTTCTATGGAACACTATACATGAGCTTGGGGGTAGGATTCTTCATAGGCTTTTGGGGCTTATTAGGTTCATTACTACTTTGGCATCCATGGAGAATTGCTTACCTGAGATTCTTGAATAGACTGATAGACTATTTACTTGAAATGGTGGTAGTGAATATAGCAAAGTGTCAAAGGTGA
- the LOC114180775 gene encoding uncharacterized protein LOC114180775, producing the protein MNAKWLSTKVEKSLIENPKFKIKDVREKGLRKWNTSISVAMARRAKSLASDQVEGSFKEQFRRIHDYAYEILRCNPGSTVKVKVDEMQGESIFGRFYTCFKACKDAFVLSRPFIGLDGCFLKGKYGGELLTAVARDANDQMLPLAYAIVEVENKETWKWFLEILVDDLGGPEVCGACTFMSDQQKGLLPAIQELLPGAEQRFCMRHLYSNFRKRFGGQKLKNLMWKAATVTHPVAWERVMRDIKKENEDAFKYLIAIPPRFWSRSRFTRNAVTDTVVNNMTEAFNSVLVDARCKPVISMLEDIRIYMMKRWQSKRQKLEKMEGQICTKINSRLQEESKKSRYWIPRKSTFEEMYNSIIYPINGQNMWPTTDFPDVMPPHKRIMPGRPKKKRRLEQWELRKDDTKLRKGGHRKRCRVCRELGHNRTNCPQLPTQGQSSQPSDAPPQPTQPSQEPISATQQPTQPSQETIYATTQPNQPSQDPTSAPPQPTLPL; encoded by the exons ATGAATGCAAAATGGCTGAGTACGAAGGTAGAGAAGTCTTTGATTGAAAATCCAAAATTCAAGATTAAGGATGTGCGAGAAAAAGGGTTGAGGAAGTGGAATACAAGTATTTCAGTGGCCATGGCTCGTAGGGCAAAATCCTTAGCTTCAGACCAAGTGGAAGGGTCATTCAAAGAACAGTTTCGAAGAATACATGATTATGCTTATGAAATTCTGAGATGCAACCCAGGGAGCACAGTCAAAGTTAAAGTGGATGAAATGCAGGGTGAGTCTATTTTTGGTAGGTTTTACACATGTTTCAAAGCATGCAAAGATGCTTTTGTGCTTTCTCGCCCCTTTATTGGGTTGGATGGTTGCTTCCTCAAAGGGAAATATGGGGGCGAGTTGCTAACTGCAGTGGCCAGGGATGCTAACGACCAAATGCTTCCTCTAGCATACGCAATTGTGGAGGTAGAGAACAAAGAGACATGGAAATGGTTTTTGGAAATCCTAGTGGATGATCTAGGAGGACCTGAAGTCTGTGGGGCATGTACATTTATGTCAGATCAACAGAAG GGTCTGTTGCCTGCAATTCAGGAGTTATTACCTGGTGCAGAGCAACGATTTTGTATGAGGCATTTGTACTCTAATTTCAGAAAACGGTTTGGTGGCCAGAAGTTGAAAAACCTAATGTGGAAGGCAGCAACTGTGACACACCCTGTGGCCTGGGAAAGGGTAATGAGAGATATTAAAAAGGAGAATGAAGATGCTTTCAAGTACCTCATTGCTATACCACCTAG GTTTTGGTCCAGATCAAGATTCACTAGGAATGCTGTGACTGACACAGTAGTAAATAACATGACAGAGGCATTTAACAGTGTGCTTGTTGATGCTAGATGCAAGCCTGTTATCTCAATGTTGGAAGACATACGAATATACATGATGAAGAGGTGGCAATCTAAAAGACAAAAGCTGGAAAAAATGGAAGGGCAAATCTGTACTAAAATAAACAGCAGACTACAAGAAGAATCCAAAAAAAGCAGATACTGGATCCCAAG GAAATCAACTTTTGAAGAGATGTACAACTCCATTATCTACCCTATCAATGGACAAAACATGTGGCCCACCACTGATTTTCCAGATGTCATGCCTCCACATAAAAGGATTATGCCTGGGCGACCCAAGAAAAAGAGAAGGCTGGAACAATGGGAGTTGAGGAAAGATGATACCAAATTACGAAAAGGTGGCCATAGAAAAAGATGCAGAGTTTGTCGTGAACTGGGGCACAATAGGACAAATTGCCCACAACTGCCTACACAAGGACAGTCCTCACAGCCAAGTGATGCTCCTCCACAACCAACCCAGCCATCTCAAGAGCCAATTTCTGCTACTCAACAACCAACCCAGCCATCTCAGGAGACAATTTATGCTACTACACAACCAAACCAGCCATCACAGGACCCAACTTCTGCTCCTCCACAACCAACCCTGCCACTCTGA
- the LOC114180774 gene encoding receptor-like protein 34 encodes MSYIPQLLGSFTNLRYLDLSNSFFSCRIPPTLGNLSQIGYLDLGDNYISGHIPLQIGNLKHLHYLDLGGFYLSGQIPIQIGNLRKLQYLSIGGNTFIYRRHMENYISNSLSGAIPFRIGNLPLLHTLRLGGNFYMKAKDAKWLSTLHSLSILELSSMHRLSSSHQWLQSLSKLIPNLTELRLVDCNLSDNDIRSLFFSRSFNISTSLTILDLSSNILTSSTLQLLFNFGLHLQELHLSHNNIALSPSLRLNFPSLKFLDLSYSNLESSMFLANFNISSKLQKLHLVNCSIIDRSFLVSSTSNAFSSLSYLDLSHNLVKACSVF; translated from the coding sequence atgagTTACATCCCACAGCTTTTGGGCTCCTTCACCAACTTAAGATATCTCGATCTCTCCAACTCTTTTTTCTCATGTAGGATTCCTCCCACACTTGGAAATCTCTCACAAATAGGCTATCTGGATCTTGGGGATAATTATATTTCGGGACACATTCCTCTTCAGATTGGGAATCTCAAACACTTACACTATCTTGATCTTGGAGGATTTTATCTTTCTGGACAAATTCCTATTCAAATTGGGAATCTCAGAAAGCTACAATATCTCAGTATTGGAGGTAACACTTTTATATACAGAAGGCATATGGAAAACTATATTTCAAATTCCCTTTCTGGAGCAATCCCTTTTCGCATAGGGAATCTTCCACTATTGCATACTCTTCGACTAGGTGGCAATTTTTACATGAAAGCTAAGGATGCAAAATGGTTATCAACTCTCCATTCCTTAAGCATTCTTGAGCTGAGTTCAATGCATAGACTTAGTTCCTCTCACCAGTGGCTACAAAGTCTTAGTAAGCTCATTCCAAACTTAACAGAGCTGAGGCTAGTTGACTGTAATCTTTCGGATAATGATATTCGATCTTTGTTCTTTTCTCGTTCCTTTAACATTTCCACTTCTCTTACCATTTTAGATCTCTCTTCTAACATCTTGACATCATCAACACTTCAACTCTTGTTTAACTTTGGCCTTCATCTTCAAGAACTACATCTTTCTCACAATAATATAGCCTTGTCTCCTTCTCTTCGTCTAAATTTTCCATCTCTTAAGTTCCTCGACCTCTCTTACAGTAATCTTGAGTCATCAATGTTTCTGGCTAATTTCAATATTAGCTCCAAACTACAAAAGCTTCATCTTGTAAACTGCAGCATTATAGATAGAAGTTTTCTCGTTTCTTCTACATCGAATgccttctcttctctttcttaCCTTGATCTCTCCCATAACTTAGTAAAAGCATGCTCTGTATTTTAA
- the LOC114180778 gene encoding uncharacterized protein LOC114180778: protein MESVRTQQAILSGKMLDGFVTMFLKDQGFGYVDRLFIIRNLKDLGSQWTIVDYERNVHTVTYNMNIHTPMITQGWNDLISFYADESDKLVVFKYFGNSSFQLHVSKRVCDSTLKANFFNHLSIRRPLHTSDLKHFEVQLSTYYYRSSHLDESN from the exons ATGGAATCCGTGCGCACACAACAAGCCATACTTTCTGGCAAAATGCTTGACGGTTTCGTCACTATGTTTTTGAAAGACcag GGTTTTGGGTACGTCGACCGTCTCTTCATAATACGTAATTTGAAGGACCTTGGTTCACAGTGGACCATTGTTGATTACGAAAGGAATGTTCATACTGTTACGTACAACATGAATATTCACACTCCAATGATCACCCAAGGCTGGAATGATTTAATCTCTTTTTATGCAGATGAGTCTGACAAATTGGTTGTGTTCAAATATTTTGGAAATTCGTCCTTCCAACTACACGTCTCTAAACGTGTTTGCGACTCAACATTGAAAGCCAACTTCTTCAACCATCTTTCTATTCGTCGTCCTCTACATACTTCAGACTTAAAGCATTTTGAAGTTCAACTATCAACATACTACTATCGATCCAGCCACttg GATGAAAGTAATTAA
- the LOC114181709 gene encoding receptor-like protein EIX2, whose protein sequence is MFTLFFRMIIWYQRTIMSASFLKTFCILLLLWLLTPGITVAFNNSSESGEAKCIETERQALLSFKQGLVDDFGMLSTWTDNTDCCKWKRILCNHQTAHVYLLDLHGNYYNNTPYLRGSVNVTSFIHLPYIQHLDLSHNYFVLNYIPDFIGSFTNLRFLDLSHSYFEGRIPSTLGNLSQLRYLDLQDNYLWGDIPIQIGNLNHLHYLNLGLFYLSGKIPCQIRNLKKLQYLCLGSNTPPHRRPMPNYASISLSGAFPFRVGNLPFLHTLRLVGNFDIKAKDAHWLSTLHSLTTLELSSLHSLSSSHHWLPSISKFIPNLTELRLINCDLLDNDIQSLFLSHSPNFSSSLNILDLSSNILTSSTLRLLCNFSLHLQELYLPHNNIALSPSLCQNFPTLKILDLSYNNLMSSMFLGNFNISSKLQELHVVNCSIIDSSFLVSSASTMNSLSSLLYLDLSDNLLKTCFVFHWLSNFTTNLRTLYLDYNFLEGPIPDEFGRAMNFLEYLSLSNNKLQGKAQSFFGIMCRLQSLDLSVNKLNCKFPSFIQNSSRCNIHIIRELNLSYNQISGKIPNSIKMLSELEILSLEGNSLEGDVTESHLSNFSKLNYLDLSHNSLSLKFVSGWIPPFQLSYLRLASCKLGPRFPAWLKSQNSLFLLDLSDNGLNDFVPDSFWTKLRTLYTLNMSHNNLIGSIPNMTLKLPFRPHINLNSNRFEGKVPLFLLQASDLLLSANKFSDLFSVLCGNVTATNLATLDLSDNQIKGQLPDCWKYVHRLLFLDLSNNQLSGKIPISMGTLMKLEALV, encoded by the coding sequence ATGTTTACTCTGTTCTTTCGTATGATTATTTGGTATCAGAGAACTATAATGAGTGCTTCTTTTCTCAAAACATTTTGTATCCTTCTCCTGCTTTGGTTGCTTACCCCAGGAATTACTGTGGCATTCAACAACTCAAGTGAAAGTGGTGAAGCAAAGTGCATAGAAACAGAGAGGCAAGCACTCCTGAGTTTCAAACAAGGCCTCGTAGATGACTTTGGCATGCTCTCCACTTGGACCGATAATACAGATTGCTGCAAATGGAAACGCATTCTCTGTAACCATCAAACTGCTCATGTATATCTGCTTGACCTTCATGGAAACTACTATAATAATACACCGTATTTGAGAGGTTCAGTCAATGTCACTTCATTCATTCACTTGCCATATATTCAACATCTGGATCTCAGCCATAATTATTTTGTACTGAATTACATCCCAGACTTCATAGGCTCCTTCACCAACTTAAGATTTCTCGATCTCTCCCATTCTTATTTTGAGGGCAGGATTCCTTCAACACTTGGAAATCTCTCACAACTACGCTATCTGGATCTTCAGGATAATTATCTTTGGGGAGATATTCCTATTCAGATAGGGAATCTCAATCACTTACATTATCTCAATCTTGGATTATTTTATCTTTCCGGAAAAATCCCATGTCAAATTCGGAATCTCAAAAAGCTACAATATCTCTGCCTTGGAAGTAACACTCCTCCGCACAGAAGGCCAATGCCAAACTATGCTTCAATTTCACTTTCTGGTGCATTCCCTTTTCGCGTAGGGAATCTTCCGTTCTTGCATACTCTTCGACTAGTTGGCAATTTCGATATAAAAGCTAAGGATGCCCACTGGCTCTCTACTCTCCATTCCTTAACAACTCTTGAGCTGAGTTCATTGCATAGTCTTAGTTCCTCTCACCACTGGCTACCAAGTATTAGTAAGTTCATTCCAAACTTAACAGAGTTGAGACTAATAAATTGTGATCTTTTAGATAATGATATTCAATCTTTGTTCCTTTCTCATTCTCCTAACTTTTCCAGTTCTCTTAACATCCTAGATCTATCTTCTAACATCTTGACATCATCCACACTTCGACTCTTGTGTAACTTTAGCCTTCATCTTCAGGAGCTTTATCTTCCTCACAATAATATAGCTCTATCACCTTCTCTGTGTCAAAATTTCCCAACTCTTAAGATCCTCGACCTCTCTTATAATAATCTAATGTCTTCAATGTTTTTAGGGAATTTTAACATCAGCTCCAAATTGCAAGAGCTTCATGTTGTAAACTGCAGTATTATAGATAGCAGTTTCCTTGTTTCTTCGGCTTCTACCATGAATTCTTTGTCTTCTCTTCTCTACCTTGATCTATCAGATAACTTATTAAAAACATGCTTTGTATTTCACTGGCTTTCTAACTTCACTACCAATCTCCGCACCCTTTACCTTGATTATAATTTCTTGGAAGGTCCCATTCCAGATGAATTTGGAAGAGCGATGAACTTTCTTGAATATCTTTCGCTCTCCAATAACAAACTCCAAGGCAAAGCTCAGTCTTTCTTTGGGATCATGTGCAGATTACAGAGCTTAGACCTCTCAGTAAACAAGTTGAATTGCAAATTTCCAAGCTTTATTCAAAATTCATCACGGTGCAACATACACATCATTCGCGAGTTGAACTTATCTTATAACCAAATTAGTGGCAAGATACCTAATAGCATCAAAATGTTATCTGAGTTGGAGATTTTATCGTTGGAGGGGAATTCTTTGGAGGGTGATGTCACTGAATCTCATCTTTCTAATTTTTCCAAATTGAATTACTTAGACTTGTCACACAATTCATTGTCTCTAAAATTTGTCTCTGGTTGGATTCCTCCTTTTCAATTAAGTTACTTGCGTCTTGCATCTTGCAAACTAGGTCCGAGGTTTCCTGCTTGGCTCAAGTCCCAAAATTCCTTATTCCTATTAGATCTATCTGATAATGGGTTGAATGATTTCGTACCAGACTCGTTTTGGACCAAGTTGCGAACTCTGTACACTTTGAATATGTCTCACAATAATCTCATTGGTTCAATTCCTAATATGACATTGAAGCTTCCTTTCAGaccacatataaatttaaattcaaatagaTTTGAGGGAAAAGTTCCATTATTTTTGCTACAAGCTTCAGACTTGTTACTCTCTGCAAATAAATTTTCAGATTTATTTTCAGTCTTATGTGGAAACGTCACAGCTACAAACTTGGCCACTTTAGATTTATCAGATAATCAAATAAAGGGACAACTCCCAGATTGTTGGAAATATGTACACCGATTATTGTTTCTTGATTTAAGCAACAATCAATTGTCTGGGAAGATTCCTATCTCCATGGGAACCCTTATGAAATTGGAAGCTTTGGTTTGA
- the LOC114180776 gene encoding uncharacterized protein LOC114180776 translates to MSRTQSSSSYCNNCVQRSVPASRTQSLRPICDCGQAAVVRTARTPRNVGRKFWGCANYKRQSEGGGVSCNFFQWWYEDVDEEKEVLIVNQNMKIEDLENVVRDLKKCFNVLAVVVSIVGLINVVMLALMLKD, encoded by the exons ATGTCTCGGACCCAATCATCTTCTTCATATTGTAATAACTGCGTACAGCGTAGTGTTCCCGCTTCTCGCACTCAATCTTTAAGACCTATTTGTGATTGTGGGCAAGCTGCAGTTGTGCGGACAGCAAGAACTCCGAGAAATGTGGGTAGAAAATTCTGGGGTTGTGCTAACTACAAg CGGCAGAGTGAAGGTGGTGGTGTTTCCTGCAATTTTTTTCAATGGTGGTACGAAGACgttgatgaagaaaaagaagttcttattgtgaaccaaaacatgaaGATAGAAGATCTCGAGAATGTAGTTAGGGATCTGAAAAAATGCTTTAATGTATTAGCCGTAGTTGTTAGTATCGTTGGGTTGATAAACGTTGTGATGTTGGCGTTGATGCTGAAAGATTGA